AGCTCTCCGGTATTGAGTAATGGAGTATTGATGGTATTATTGCCGTGATGAAGAGATACTTGGTACTAGCATGGACAATGGAGGGTTATGTAATCCATTGATGTACCGATAGCTGAAGTTTCTGGAGGAAAGATGAACCTGTTCGTCCAGTAGCCCccaacctccttgagatACACCATAACAGTTTACAAATCTCCACATGTCCCCTCAACGAGGAGATAGCCGAAATGAGATACGAGTGGTTTCTGTACAAACAAATTCAACGATATCTTAACAATGTTCCATGACATACACGACTTACACTTGGTGTTTCAATTGATCGCTACATCTCATTTCTACATTGTGGCTATCATTGGTGATTCGCAGTcgtgtgtttttgttttgaACGAAACTGAATATGATATTGAGAGTTACTAATTGAAGATTAAAGAGAATTAAAGAAGATAATGGACCTGAATAGCAACTCACAGAAGAGGAAGGGCCATTGGAAGGACGAGAACGGCACCGATAGCCAGTCGGGAAGCACTGTTGGCCTGGATGGGAAACTCAAGGCCGGGAGGCTGGGCAGAGAGAGGAACTCCGCCAACGCTGATTGAGCCGTCCCCAGGTCCCTTGCTTGTCTGAGATTCGTTGGGTCCAGATACAGTCGACACCATGTTTTTCGAGACATTAACGCTGGTACTCAGCCCAGTGAACTCATCTTCGGAGTTTCTGAGACTGGTGTGTGTTGTAGGTCTAGGAGCCACGAGAGCGGAGACAACActgttggaggagatggccaTAGTGGAAGCAACTTTCGGGAAACCGGTAGTCTGCTTATACTGGACACTGCTGGGGCTCGCATGTATTTCTATCGCAACGGTGATTCCAGTAGAAGTCTTGGTCGCGACGGGGGCGCCCGTCTCATGCACAAAGGAACTACTGATGGTGTCAGTGGGAGACTTGACTTCTTTTGTGGATCCAAAATGCACGGAGTCAGGGACGACTGAGATGATATCAGTCGAGGAAGTTGCAGAGGACTTGGTATTAGCAGCTGTTGGGACCGGGATGCTGACATCTCCGTTCGACTTGGTCAGTATTTCCGTGTCGATAACGGATCCTACAAGAGGGCTGGTGGAGAATGGAGTACTAGTCGCCTGCTCCATAGCGTCTCCAGTGGTGTCTCTGATGGTTTCAGCTACTTTGGAGTGTCCAAAAGAGATGGTTGTGGCGACGAAAGCAGATGGAGAGGAATCTTTCGTGGCAAAAACAGTGAATGTACCACTAATACGTGTCAAGGAAGGAACGCCAGTTGACGAGGTGCTTCCAGTTGACGAGAAGCTATCAGTGGAGGCagaggctgaggaggttgCATCAACgatggaggaggctcgAATGCTGGTTACTTGCTCGAAAAAATCTCCGTCCGAGTTGATAAGGATCTCTGTGCCAACAATGGATCCAGAAACagtgttggtggagattgGAGTGCGTGTCACTTGAACAAACAGGTTTCCATTGGTGCCAGTGAGGATTTCCGTACCTTCTCTGTATCCTGGGACAATGTTTGTGGAAACAATGCTACCGGAGGAACGAGTTGAAAAGATAGGCAGGCTTGAAACACTGGTTACCTGCTCATAGAAGTCACCGTGGGGATTGGTGAGTGTCTCAGTACCAGAAGATTCTCCTAAGACAGTGTTTGTCGAGACCACAGTGCGCGTTACCTGCTCATAGAAGTTGCCTTTACTATCGATGAGGGTTTCTGTGCCAGCAGTCAGACCTAGAACAATGTTTGTGGAGACGGGAACATTGGTAACTACTTCATAGAAACTGCCATTAGTGTACTGAAGAGTCGCGGTTCCAGCCGTGTGGCCCGGAACCACTGTTGTTGACCCAGGGATGACAGTAGCCCGAACATAGAACCCACCATCAGTGTTTCGCAGAGTTTCAGTTCCTGCTGTATGGCCTGGCACGACCGTTGTTGACGTGGGGACGACGGTTACCTGCTCATAGAAGCTGCCATTGTGGTTGACAAGGGTGGCAGTTCCTGGTATCAATCCAGGAACGGTGTTGGTAGAGACAGGAACACTCGGGACTCGCTCGTAGAAGCCGCCATCGCTGTTTCGAATAGTGGCAGTTCCAACAATATGGCCTGGCACGACCGTTGTTGACATGGGGACGACGGTTACCTGCTCATAGAAACTCCCATTGCGATTGACGAGGGTTTCCGTGCCAGTGACTAAACCCGGAACAGTGATGGTTGACACAGGAACGAGCGTGACCACTTCATAAAATCCGCCGTCAGCATCCGTAAGAGTCGCAGTTCCAGCTGTGTGGCCTGGCACGGTGGTTGTCGAGGCAGGAACAACTACAACCTCATTGTAGAAGTTTCCCTGAGAATTTACCAGGGTTCGTGTTCCAGCAGACAATCCAGGGATAGTGTTGGTGGAAACAGGAACTTTGGTAATCTCCACATGGTAGCGACCACCGCTGGAGATTGTGGTGGTTCCAGCTTTGGTACCAGGAACGAcagttgtggtggtgatcGAGGCAAGGGGGATACACTTTCCAGCGGGGGGCCAGTTGTTGACCACCGTGACTTGTTCTTGGGTCTCCTTCCATCTAGCAGCCTGCTGGGCGGCGTACATCTTGTACACCTGGTTGATGGCTTCGTTGTACTGCGCAAGAGTGTACGGGGGAGAGCCGGATCTCGAAAGCCAGTATTTAATGGCATACGGATCACGCATGGGGGCATAGACACTGAGCACATCGTACCAATTCGGAGGGTCACAGAAATAGGGATAGACGTAGTAGGCAAAgtcctgctgcttctggagatCCTCCAGAACAAAGGAGTTTCCGAGGTTTCGGGCGTCACTCTTGATCTTCTCTCTGTCGACATTTGGGGTGATGTTTGTCTGCCCATTTGCGTTGGCTACTTCCTTAGCAGCGGCCACAAGCTGTTTGATCAGGTCATCAGCATCCTGAGTCAATAGACGAGGTGGAATGTGTTGACGGATGTTTTCGTCACTGGTGATAGTAGCATGCACCGTGGTGGCGAGCAGTCCTAGCAAGATGTGAGATATCTTCATGATCACTCAGTTGGTGGGAGGGGGGGGATTGTTTGGTGGTCTACCATTGTCGTCGGGtttggtacagtatatataatcGACTGTGCCCTTTTGTCCGTTTCAAGAGACATCCGGAGTTGGGGTTTGGATCTACAACCTGCATACTGCTAGCACAGATTTCTGGGCCCATAGCAAAGTGAGGCACTATCCCGGCAAGATTTCTGGGCCCATAGCAAAGTGAGGCACTATCCCGGCAAGTGATCCCCCACCCCGGCAAGTGAGCCACCATCCCGGAAAGTGAGCCACCATCCCGGCAAGTGATCCCGCACCCCGGCAAGTGAGCCACCATCCCGGAAAGTGAGCCACCATCCCGGCTAGTAGCTGATGTCCAAACCGACCACCGTGGCAAGTGTTCCTGCCTCTGATCCTGTCTCATGTTGATATCTCGCCATTGCTTTATGTCCCGCTCACCCGTTCTCTATCGGGCAAGTTGGTCAGTCCAATTCCAGGCTAAGGTAAGGGTGAGCGATGCACATAACAAAAGGACTTTAGGCCCGGTTAGCAGAAGTGCTAGGAGTTCAGTGGTGATTAACATTTAATACTGGGTCTAAATGTTCACAGCGACTGGCGAAGAATGTCATGtctgatggagatggtttAGACATAAGCGGTGGAGCGGGTGTGTTTGTCATCTTCAGGGTTTCTTCGTTTCCCCTGATGCTGCTCGAGCGACTGTCGAACGGGGGTTGTCCATGAAAGCGGGAGATTGTGCGTTTGGCGGATATCAGCAGCGGCGCTAGGCCTTAGTGAGAATGTTAGGTGAGTGGATCTGATCTATGATTGTTGAATGGGCGTTCCTGGAGTGGGCAGAACGCCTCTTTCGCTATTTGAGGGGCATGTTTCGTGCGAATTGGCCAAATTAAGCAAGAAATTCAGTGAAGAATCATTCGATGAAGAAAATTGGACGaagaaaatggaaaataaaaataaaaaatgaaaaatgaaaaatgaaaataaatGAAAATAATGTTGCAAATTCTAAAATGTGAATGATTTGGAAAACATTCAAATGAGCTGGAAAAATACTGAAAAGACTTGAAAAAAACGTGACTGACCTAAGATCGCGAATATCTCGACCCAAAAAACTCGTTGAGATGGTCTCGGACACTAATTTCGTCAAGTGTTTGAGGCCGTACGGCATCATCCAGACTAAAATACGACTTTGTGGGGGGAAATACAACTTTTTGGGGAGGGCTATTCGTGAAAAGGTGGGCTGTTTGACGCAAGGGTGAGGCTGTGCTATCAGCAGCAACTCTGGACCTTTTGTGTATCATTATATTGGGTGAATGCCCCGATCTTGCTTACTGTTCTGTTTATTACTGTGCTGGGGGTATCTTCACATTCCGCACTATTTGGCAGATTGGGAAATTTCAAGGGCGGTGCTATTTTGAGGGGTTTTATTACTGCAAAGGGTCTTTATAATATctattttgtttttattattacattattattattattaatATTAAATCCAATGGGACCAATTACTAATACAACACATAATTGAACTTGCAAAAGACCAACAGAAGCTGATGATAAAACTCCATCATGGCCACAATTACTTGAAAATCCTTCAATAAATAATCGGGTCTAACAGCCTCCATTGTGATATTGAAAAATGAGGAACGGACTTCGACTGAATTTGAATATGGAATGAAATGAAACTTGGACTGAACTCGGAATGAACTTGAATTTTGGAATCAACTCGGAAGGAACTTGGAATAACTTGTAAAGACTAGAGTAAAGGAAACAATTTCCACGGTACTCAAATTCCACAATACTCACCGGTAATATGGTACGGTAACAGCTAGACTACTGTAAGGGATTGCTGGTGAGCCATCAGAGTTCAcgctactgtatgtactgtagtccAATTTTCCTGATTAGGGGGGTGGTATCATCGGGATCTGGAGTTGATGAAAGGAGAAACGTCATGGGACTCCACAACTCCCCTCAAATCAGCTCAATTGACTTCATTTTAGCATACCATTCAAACAAAAGTCCATTCTTGTCTGTTGGGTTCGCTCTGGGTCAGCCGATACAAAACCGACTAAAGTCCCCTCTCAGGCAACTAATCACCAAGGTTGTAACTAGCGACCTGAATCGAGCACCTACAAGTGCGATACGGTAGTCTCAGACTATCGACACGTACATCGGAGCGACTAGTTCTGTTGTGGAGGTCTGTCTACATCTTGCTTCACACAGACAActgatttttttggttgAGGCGGACATCGCCGATCCAAGTCCTCGGAGATTCGTAGCAGACTTGTACTAGTATCCATCTACTCGTCGATCCCCTCGGAATATGTTTcaacttggccttggtAGTGTGCCCAACTTCATCTAGCGAGTAGTAGTGTTGTAGCGATGAAATATGCCGGTTCGCCGGAATGAAGCACACTACATAGATCGGCGCATAACCCCAATGGACTCAATTGGTGCACTGTACATCGACAAGCTGATTGTTGACGGTGGCTGAAAAAGTATtcactgtacttgtagcaactCCGACGAGTTTTGTGTTTCAATGTTGCTCTGTTGGAGGTCAACAATTGTTCAAACCATGAACCAGCATCCCCAATATTGCTGAGATTGAAAGTCGGGATCTACTGGTCACCACATGCGTTTGCGGTACAGTCAACGGCATCAACTAACAAAGAGCTATTAGCCAACATTATAGCACCTGTTTTACCCCATATCCCCAACGTGATGTGCACTTGTTGGTTTCAACACCAGCGAGTGTGTGAGAACTAGCACCATGTCAATAGTACCAGGCTGAATACCTGCTGATTCTGTCATTCGTGAATGCAATGAACCGACGAAGGGGAATTCCGAGCAGGCCGTAGGGTGGTTTGATCATGATTTGGCGAGTCACCATCCCATGGGTGAAGAGGATTGTTCAAAACAACACAGATTGACCACATTCCTCTCAGATATAGAAACTTGTAGTACACGCTCAGTACAGAAGACAAGACACCATTAGTGCAGGGCCAGTTCGagccccccccccccccccccccccccccaccCCCCATGCATCCTTTTGGGAAGCTAACAACGCGTTGAAATTCTGCTGCAAATTGTCGTCGTTATGTGAGGAGATGTAGATGGACACAacaggtggagaaggcaCCTTAGAAGACGTGCTGATACAGATACATAGTTGTAAAACACTGTCGATGCTCGCGAACAATGAGAATAGTCGATCGATCTACCGACTTTCTCCATCTGTCACTCCAAGACCTTTGCGGTTGAATCGTCTCAGGACCATTATAGCACCCTGGCAGCCAAAAAAGTGTGCTCCTACTCATAGGTATGGTCCTGTATCGTCGTACGAGGGTCGGTATGGGACTGGTGAACGGTAGTTGACCTATAGCGGTGCTCACCCCACCATGGACAGGGTATGTCCATTTATCCTCGCTGAGTCCCGAACTTGATACCAATCAGAGCTGCCCTGTTATTAGCAATACCCGAATGTGCGTATTGACCAATATAATGGCAAGAGCGTTGAAATAACCAGCAACCGTCAACAACACTAGAACACCGCCAAATATAGACCTCTTCGTGGCCTACAAGGATCGACCAGGTACATTATTGGAACTCATTTATTAGCGAACATGATGAGCTgaggttggtggtggtgatatCGTTTAACAGAAACGGAGATGGGCAGACAGTACCGATGTAGGGAGAACTGAGTCGATTAATGAAAAGAAGTGAACGACACATCTCGATTAAAACAGTACATgttagtatgtactgtcATATTAGTATCGCCCTTGGTTTGTAGCCTGAAACAGTGATAAAAACATCTCTGATGCCTTATTAGGTATCAACCTCGTCTCTGGCAATGCTACTTCTGTTGGTGAGAAACCTGCGAGAAGCCACGAGACTTATTTCCATCAATAATCTTGGCTTTACCAAGAGGGCCTCTGACCTTTGAAGTTACACTCCCCCCTCTCGAACGAATTCTGTACTTTGACTGCATATTACGCACCATGGCAACTGCTGCGTCCGCCGAGTAAACAGGAGTCCCCGCAGGTGTGCGGGCATTTGAGAGAAGTTGCATTGAACCTGTAGTCGAATCTCCGGTCTTAGTGTTTGGATCATCTTTGAGCGCCGGTTGTCGATCCACCCTGCCAGCAGGTTTGGTTTCGACTGGAGTAATTTTCACTAGAGATGATTCGAAACTGGTCTTAGATGAGTTAGCCACACGATGCATATACAGAAGCAATTCGAGCCAACGTGATAGGGGATGTCTACTTTTAGTTTCGGAAGAAACATGATGCAAAAAGTAGCTTGCTGAAAGATTCAGAGTGCGATGAAGCTCTTCCTGaacatcctcctccaaatGATCCACCACTTCATGCTGAGCCGTCGTGTTGCCAGCTATCATATCCAAGTAAGGAGAAATGTTTAGTCGGTCCCAGCTGCGTTGGTCTGTCAGAGAAATTGAGGTCCCTTTACCAGGTATGGCAAAGCTCAATTTGCATGGCGTGTTCTTCATGTTAGCTCTACCCGGGTAATACGAACGAGGCCAAGTCATGTGGAATTTCCTTTCGAGCAAGTCTCCAAAAGACGACGCCAATATGTATTCCCAGCAGGCAGCGGGGCCCCTTTCGGTATAGAAGGATAAATTCTGGTCAACCTTGAGCTTTTGTAGTGCCGTTTCCAGTCTCTCTGTGATCTCCAGAAAGGTCCCGGCGAGTGTCGCTGGCAAGTCGCAAAAGATATCTTCGCCCTCGGTCGTGTAGATGCAAAAACGCGTGTTAAGAGGTGGAAGCCCCTGTACAACGTCCTGAAGAAGGATCACGAGCGATGCATGTTGCTGTCCACGGTCCCAAGAATTGACACAAATCATGAAGGCTGGCTGATTGTGTTTTCTCACAAAAAGATCGATATGGTTGCGCATATATCGGCTGATTGCCCCAAGACTTTGCTGCTCTCGTTGGAACGGAGAGGTGAAAGCGAGAGCTCCAGTGGCAGCATCAATGAATAAGACGGTGTACAGTCGATGAGAATCATCTTCAATAAAGTGATCTTGTGGCAATCGATACAGCGCAAAGTAGACCACTCCAGCCCCGACTTTGGGGTGAGCGAACGCTTTATGTTCATGGAGATGGTCAAAAATCTCCCTCCAAATTTCCGTCCGCTTCTCAGAAAGTCTGGACTCGTTTGCTGCTGCGTACTTCAATTGTTCTTGTCGCGTCTTACTATTGCCCAAGTCAACATTGTAGTCGAGGCCCATGGGATAAAGACTCCAAGCAACAACTTGCTCTATCGTGGACTGGGAAATGCCGTGGATATGGAAGGTATCCACCAATGAGGTTGCGATTTCAAGGGCGTCTGCTGTGTAGTCCAGGAGAATGTGGGCTGCCAGGATCACCCAAGGAACAGCATCCCGGGCCAAATTTACCCTCGTAACCTCTTCACCTAGAGtaatgtccttgagctcgtccgTCCAGATATGTGACACCATTCTTTTCGCCATAAATCTCCTGTTGACCATGATGTGGACTTGCGGCTTGACCGACTCTACCAGCTTGGCCGACCAATCATTGAAGAGGTAGGAATAGCGCCGGTGGACATCTAACTGATCGGGGAGTCCAACGGCATTGTAGCACCGCTGAATGTACTGTTTCGCGTCCATGTCGGTCGTTCACGTGGGGTTTACGTGTCGGAAGGCCAAACACTACAATGCGGAGTTGCAACACGTTGTGATGGCGTCTCTGATTGCAGCGACAGAGCTGGTTGGAGGCGTGTGGCTCTGGCAGTTGGAGTGATGACAAGGTTcagacaagaccaagtATAGATCGACGATTCTGTTGAAGCCCGCGAAACCTGGGTTTCGGATGTATATATTAGGTGATTAAGTATTGTCCAGTTATGGCAGAGGTTACGAAGCCAGGGAGACTTTCAGAAACACATCTCGGGGACATCAtagttttt
The Yarrowia lipolytica chromosome 1A, complete sequence genome window above contains:
- a CDS encoding uncharacterized protein (Compare to YALI0A11649g, similar to uniprot|Q6CH30 Yarrowia lipolytica YALI0A13233g threonine-rich protein), whose protein sequence is MKISHILLGLLATTVHATITSDENIRQHIPPRLLTQDADDLIKQLVAAAKEVANANGQTNITPNVDREKIKSDARNLGNSFVLEDLQKQQDFAYYVYPYFCDPPNWYDVLSVYAPMRDPYAIKYWLSRSGSPPYTLAQYNEAINQVYKMYAAQQAARWKETQEQVTVVNNWPPAGKCIPLASITTTTVVPGTKAGTTTISSGGRYHVEITKVPVSTNTIPGLSAGTRTLVNSQGNFYNEVVVVPASTTTVPGHTAGTATLTDADGGFYEVVTLVPVSTITVPGLVTGTETLVNRNGSFYEQVTVVPMSTTVVPGHIVGTATIRNSDGGFYERVPSVPVSTNTVPGLIPGTATLVNHNGSFYEQVTVVPTSTTVVPGHTAGTETLRNTDGGFYVRATVIPGSTTVVPGHTAGTATLQYTNGSFYEVVTNVPVSTNIVLGLTAGTETLIDSKGNFYEQVTRTVVSTNTVLGESSGTETLTNPHGDFYEQVTSVSSLPIFSTRSSGSIVSTNIVPGYREGTEILTGTNGNLFVQVTRTPISTNTVSGSIVGTEILINSDGDFFEQVTSIRASSIVDATSSASASTDSFSSTGSTSSTGVPSLTRISGTFTVFATKDSSPSAFVATTISFGHSKVAETIRDTTGDAMEQATSTPFSTSPLVGSVIDTEILTKSNGDVSIPVPTAANTKSSATSSTDIISVVPDSVHFGSTKEVKSPTDTISSSFVHETGAPVATKTSTGITVAIEIHASPSSVQYKQTTGFPKVASTMAISSNSVVSALVAPRPTTHTSLRNSEDEFTGLSTSVNVSKNMVSTVSGPNESQTSKGPGDGSISVGGVPLSAQPPGLEFPIQANSASRLAIGAVLVLPMALPLL
- a CDS encoding uncharacterized protein (Compare to YALI0A11671g, no similarity), with protein sequence MDAKQYIQRCYNAVGLPDQLDVHRRYSYLFNDWSAKLVESVKPQVHIMVNRRFMAKRMVSHIWTDELKDITLGEEVTRVNLARDAVPWVILAAHILLDYTADALEIATSLVDTFHIHGISQSTIEQVVAWSLYPMGLDYNVDLGNSKTRQEQLKYAAANESRLSEKRTEIWREIFDHLHEHKAFAHPKVGAGVVYFALYRLPQDHFIEDDSHRLYTVLFIDAATGALAFTSPFQREQQSLGAISRYMRNHIDLFVRKHNQPAFMICVNSWDRGQQHASLVILLQDVVQGLPPLNTRFCIYTTEGEDIFCDLPATLAGTFLEITERLETALQKLKVDQNLSFYTERGPAACWEYILASSFGDLLERKFHMTWPRSYYPGRANMKNTPCKLSFAIPGKGTSISLTDQRSWDRLNISPYLDMIAGNTTAQHEVVDHLEEDVQEELHRTLNLSASYFLHHVSSETKSRHPLSRWLELLLYMHRVANSSKTSFESSLVKITPVETKPAGRVDRQPALKDDPNTKTGDSTTGSMQLLSNARTPAGTPVYSADAAVAMVRNMQSKYRIRSRGGSVTSKVRGPLGKAKIIDGNKSRGFSQVSHQQK